In Parabacteroides timonensis, the genomic stretch TTCTAATTAATGATGATGTCTGTTTTTTTTCTTCTTTTTGGTATCAGATAGATGCAACTTTGAAATATATAAAACAAAATTATAATAGGTCTGGTATTTGTGTCTTATCGACTGTAGATGAAGCTACAGGGATGATCTCTTATGGTGGATATAAATTGGCAAATAAATTCTTTAAACATAAGACGTTCCAAGTTTTCCCAATGGATATCCCACAAGAATGTCATTTAGCAAATGCTAATATTTTATATGTGCCTAATGATGTTGTTACAAGAATTGGAATTTTGGATTCTAATTTTACACATTCATTAGCAGATTTTGATTATACATTGACGGCTTATAAAAAAGGAATACCTGTATTAGTCGGTTCTGATTATGGAGGATTTTGTATGAATGATCATCCAAGTAAAACTATTGCTAATACATTGAGAAAAAGAATTCGTGATTTATATGATATAAAAGGATTAGCTTTAAATGAATATTTATATTATTTAAATAAACATTTTTGGTGGAAGGCTCCATATGCTTTTATTATTCATTGGATGAAGGTGTTTTTTCCTTGCTTTAATGAAAAAAATCGTTGAATTTCAAATTATAATTATTGACCAATTTTATGTATAATACTCCCATTCTCTTTTTAATATTTAATCGTCCAGAGACTACAAAGCAAGTTTTCGAAAGAATACGACAGGTAAAACCTTCAATTTTATATATTGCGGCTGATGCTCCTAGGAAAAATCGTCCTGACGAAATACTACGATGCCAGGAGACTCGTGAAATAGTGAGCCATATTGATTGGCCTTGTGAACTAAAGACATTATATAGAGATCAGAACCTTGGATGTAAAAATGCAGTGTCTTCTGCAATAACTTGGTTTTTTGAGCAAGAAGAATATGGAGTAATTTTAGAAGATGATTGTTTACCTGACTTATCCTTTTTCTATTTTTGTGAAGAGCTTCTTCTTAAATATAAAGATGATAATAGGATTGGGCATATTGGGGGAAATAACTTTTTTCGTGGAATTGTAAAGGATAATTTGAGCTATGATTTCTGTACATTTTCTCATATATGGGGGTGGGCTTCTTGGAGAAGAGTATGGCAACACTACGATGTGAACTTTTCTTATTGGAATGAAGCTTTGAAAGAAAAATATAGAATGAATTCACTTTTCAATAATCTTTTGGAAAAAATATATTTTTCATCGTTTATATCTGATACTTTAAAAGGTGATAGGGGAATTAACACTTGGGATGTGCAATATTTGTTTATGCTTAGAGTGCAAAATCAATTATCTATATATCCTAAGGTAAATCTAGTTACGAATATAGGGCTAAATGATCCTAATGCAACGCATACAACTAAAAAAAATAAAAAAAGTTATATTTTATCAGAGCAAATACAATTTCCCCTAAGTCACCCTAAGTATATTCTTTCTAATAAATTAATAGATAAGACGACTGTATGGAAAAACTTTTTTTCTTATAAACGTTTAATAAGATATTTGCTAAAAAAGAATTTGTAATATTAATATTTTGAATATGAGGATATTATATGATCATCAAATGTTTTCTTTTCAAAAATTTGGTGGAGTAACTCGATATTTTTGTGATTTAATGACTAATTTGCCTGAAGGATATGAATATGAATTGCCAATTCTGTT encodes the following:
- a CDS encoding glycosyltransferase family 2 protein, whose product is MEKIKRIAVLLTCFNRKNKTDLCLESFFIAIKSVTDFVFDVYLVDDASKDGTALLVKQKYPMVNLIIGSGSLFWAGGMRLAWKTALKTGKEYDGFLLINDDVCFFSSFWYQIDATLKYIKQNYNRSGICVLSTVDEATGMISYGGYKLANKFFKHKTFQVFPMDIPQECHLANANILYVPNDVVTRIGILDSNFTHSLADFDYTLTAYKKGIPVLVGSDYGGFCMNDHPSKTIANTLRKRIRDLYDIKGLALNEYLYYLNKHFWWKAPYAFIIHWMKVFFPCFNEKNR